A stretch of Malus sylvestris chromosome 11, drMalSylv7.2, whole genome shotgun sequence DNA encodes these proteins:
- the LOC126590627 gene encoding uncharacterized protein LOC126590627: protein MKKAVEELKPSTTPRIIRIWNKVQQIRKKINSDQTTFLNTFYKHRTCRKVQRLKYKIKYSKSIWSKSIAIRKLSKLKINHENLKHQVQANGWQAWL, encoded by the exons ATGAAAAAGGCTGTAGAAGAATTAAAACCTTCAACAACTCCTCGCATCATACGAATTTGGAATAAAGTCCAACAAATTAG GAAAAAGATTAATAGTGACCAAACAACTTTTCTAAATACG TTTTACAAGCATCGCACCTGTCGCAAAGTACAAAGGTTGAAGTACAAGATTAAG TATTCTAAAAGTATCTGGAGTAAAAGTATTGCCATCAGAAAATTGTCAAAGTTAAAG ATTAACCATGAAAATCTAAAGCATCAAGTGCAAGCAAATGGGTGGCAAGCATGGCTTTGA
- the LOC126590618 gene encoding receptor-like protein 2 has translation MPQASRVIPYRVLFLFFVLSTFISTNHACKEADHNSLLSSFDISSSRLNWSSSDCCHWEGIACDAEGRVTHVSLPSNQLQGSISRSLGSLTHLSHLNLSHNLLSGPLEGGLFLSWSCLEILDLSYNILSEELPLFLSSSYIQIVDLSNNQFNATIPSSFLQHAWNLSSLNVSNNHFTGQIPSSICLRSTSLRVLDFSHNNFSGPIPRGLGNCSKLEVFRAGDNTLSGSLPADIYNAQALQEISLSTNGLVGSISENVGKLSKLKLMRLHYNNLQGHLPPSLMNCTNLVEINLGFNFFSGNISVLDFSKLTQLSKLDCISNNLTGTLPISLYSCKFLKALRLSSNDFEGQIQPEILQLKNLTFLSLSDNRLTNVTGAMKLLTGFKSLKVLLLAINFKGEEMPDGDITVDSGLQNLCVFNLLGCHMTGHIPAWISKLGKLEVLNLSFNRLTGTIPGWLGTLPHLFLLMLNDNLISGEFPKELCRLQALVSQKVANETGHCSFELPVYFQRGNNATVLSSQYKYLRNMPRVISLRNNSLSGSIPFEIGQLQFLQQLDLSINKFSGNIPDQIANLTKLERLELNSNRLSGEIPSSLSNLHFLSTFTVAYNNLEGSIPAGTQLQGFSVSAFEGNPKLCGAPLSNQCFPSNGNDADENENNQDLDDDEDQSLWFGLSVVLGFFVGYLGFCCPLLLKRTWRHAYFQFLDNIQFTLYLKWRRLRRRKAQGQVQIPNQRDEVKSGKPDSETESTNRSEYANNSNSFTVPDNFQTTSLFNVPVKARCPEDEEILMCTD, from the exons ATGCCCCAAGCTAGTCGCGTAATACCTTATAGAGTCCTCTTCCTGTTTTTTGTGTTGTCCACTTTCATTTCTACAAACCATGCTTGCAAGGAGGCAGATCACAACTCTCTTTTGTCATCTTTTGATATATCTTCTTCTCGTTTAAATTGGTCTTCCAGTGATTGTTGTCACTGGGAAGGCATCGCTTGTGATGCCGAGGGTAGGGTAACACATGTTTCGTTGCCCTCTAACCAGCTCCAAGGAAGCATTTCTCGCTCTCTTGGAAGCCTCACGCATCTTTCGCACCTCAATCTCTCCCACAATCTGCTTTCCGGTCCTCTGGAAGGTGGACTCTTCTTGTCCTGGAGTTgccttgaaatccttgatttGAGCTATAACATTCTCTCCGAAGAATTACCTTTGTTTCTATCATCTAGTTACATTCAAATAGTGGATTTGTCCAACAATCAATTCAATGCTACAATTCCTTCTTCATTCCTCCAGCATGCCTGGAATTTGAGCAGTTTGAATGTCAGCAATAATCATTTTACAGGCCAAATACCTTCCTCTATCTGTCTTCGTTCCACCTCGCTTAGAGTCTTGGATTTCTCCCACAATAATTTCAGTGGCCCAATTCCTCGCGGTCTAGGAAActgttccaaattggaggtctTTCGTGCTGGCGACAATACTCTCTCAGGGTCCCTTCCTGCTGATATCTACAATGCTCAGGCACTTCAAGAAATTTCATTATCTACCAATGGGCTTGTCGGATCCATCAGTGAGAATGTTGGCAAGCTCTCCAAATTAAAGCTCATGCGGCTTCATTACAACAATCTCCAAGGCCATCTGCCCCCATCTTTGATGAATTGCACAAACCTTGTTGAAATAAATCTGGGATTCAACTTTTTTAGTGGGAATATCTCTGTGCTCGATTTCTCTAAACTTACTCAACTTAGTAAACTAGATTGTATAAGTAATAATCTCACTGGTACCTTGCCAATAAGCCTCTACTCATGCAAGTTCCTCAAAGCACTTCGACtgtcttcaaatgattttgagGGCCAAATCCAACCTGAGATTCTTCAATTGAAAAACTTGACCTTCCTCTCGCTTTCTGATAACAGACTCACCAATGTCACGGGGGCAATGAAGTTACTGACGGGTTTCAAAAGTCTTAAGGTGCTCCTTCTTGCAATAAATTTTAAAGGTGAAGAAATGCCAGATGGGGATATAACTGTCGATTCCGGGTTACAAAATCTGTGTGTTTTCAATTTATTGGGCTGTCATATGACAGGGCACATACCTGCATGGATTTCAAAGCTCGGGAAACTGGAAGTCCTGAATTTGTCTTTTAATAGACTCACTGGCACAATACCTGGTTGGTTGGGGACTCTTCCGCATCTTTTCCTTTTGATGTTGAATGACAACTTGATTTCGGGTGAATTTCCAAAGGAGCTTTGCAGACTACAAGCATTAGTATCGCAAAAGGTTGCAAATGAAACAGGCCATTGTTCTTTTGAGTTGCCCGTCTACTTTCAACGCGGTAATAATGCAACTGTGCTGTCTTCACAGTACAAGTATCTGCGCAACATGCCAAGAGTGATCTCCCTCAGGAACAACAGTTTAAGCGGCAGCATACCCTTTGAGATTGGCCAATTGCAATTTCTTCAACAACTGGATCTAAGCATCAACAAGTTCTCCGGCAACATTCCAGACCAAATAGCCAACCTCACAAAGTTGGAGAGATTAGAACTCAACAGTAACCGTCTGTCAGGCGAAATCCCATCATCACTATCAAATCTCCATTTCTTGTCTACATTTACTGTTGCATACAATAATCTTGAAGGATCAATACCAGCCGGCACTCAGCTCCAAGGCTTCAGTGTCTCTGCATTCGAAGGGAATCCGAAACTTTGCGGTGCCCCACTTTCAAACCAGTGCTTCCCAAGTAATGGCAATGATGCAGATGAGAATGAGAACAACCAGGATTTGGACGATGATGAGGATCAAAGTCTATGGTTTGGGTTATCCGTTGTGCTTGGTTTCTTTGTAGGGTATTTGGGATTCTGTTGCCCTTTGCTTCTCAAGAGGACGTGGAGACATGCCTATTTCCAATTCCTTGACAATATTCAATTCACGCTCTATCTGAAGTGGAGAAGGCTTAGAAGAAG GAAAGCCCAAGGCCAAGTCCAAATCCCAAATCAAAGGGATGAAGTTAAAAGCGGCAAACCGGATAGTGAAACCGAGAGTACAAATCGGTCAGAATATGCAAACAACAGTAACTCTTTCACGGTCCCTGACAACTTCCAAACCACCTCTCTCTTCAACGTTCCAGTTAAAGCTCGCTgcccagaagatgaagaaatattAATGTGTACGGATTGA